The Blautia hydrogenotrophica DSM 10507 genome window below encodes:
- a CDS encoding competence/damage-inducible protein A codes for MITELISVGTEILLGNIVNTNSAYLSEMCARLGMDLYYQTVVGDNEERMKHTVKMALERSDTIILTGGLGPTQDDLTKEVVAQVLGMELVEDAHTHRRIEEYMENYAKNNPNRKITDNNWKQAMVPKGAIVLDNANGTAPGLILEKNGKTAILLPGPPNELKPMFEEQVYPYLRKKQPDIFYSQLVKICNIGESQIAAEIQDLIENQTNPTIAPYAKTGEVHLRITARAKDEKEGKKLVKPLVRELKIRFGKNIYATDERKTLEEAVVDLLKDQKLKLSLVESCTGGALAARIVNVPGASEVFGTGFVTYSNKAKRKLVMVKKMTLKTVGAVSEKCAREMAKGGCAASGADVCLSVTGIAGPDGGTKEKPVGTVFMGCCYQGRVRVREFHFSGNRAKIREQSVVYALAFLRDCITGNDEES; via the coding sequence ATGATTACTGAACTGATATCTGTAGGCACCGAAATTTTGCTTGGAAACATTGTGAATACCAACAGTGCATATCTGTCTGAGATGTGTGCGAGGCTGGGAATGGACCTTTATTACCAGACTGTGGTAGGAGATAATGAGGAACGGATGAAACACACGGTGAAGATGGCGTTGGAACGTTCTGACACGATCATTCTCACAGGAGGGTTAGGACCTACACAGGATGATCTCACAAAAGAAGTGGTTGCGCAAGTGCTGGGAATGGAGTTGGTGGAAGACGCCCACACGCACAGGCGGATTGAAGAATACATGGAAAACTATGCAAAAAACAATCCGAATAGAAAAATCACAGATAACAATTGGAAACAGGCGATGGTTCCGAAGGGAGCGATCGTTTTGGACAATGCCAACGGAACTGCCCCGGGTTTGATTTTGGAAAAGAATGGAAAGACAGCGATTTTGCTGCCGGGGCCACCAAATGAATTAAAACCGATGTTTGAAGAACAAGTATATCCGTATCTGAGAAAAAAACAGCCAGATATTTTTTATTCTCAACTGGTGAAAATCTGTAATATAGGAGAGAGTCAGATTGCGGCAGAAATTCAAGATCTTATAGAGAATCAGACCAATCCGACCATTGCTCCATATGCGAAGACAGGGGAAGTACATCTTAGGATTACAGCTAGGGCGAAGGATGAAAAAGAGGGAAAGAAGCTCGTAAAACCCCTGGTCAGAGAACTGAAGATACGTTTTGGGAAAAACATCTATGCCACAGATGAGAGAAAGACCTTAGAGGAAGCAGTTGTAGACTTGCTGAAAGACCAGAAATTGAAATTGAGTTTGGTAGAGTCGTGTACGGGCGGTGCCTTAGCAGCGCGCATTGTGAATGTCCCCGGGGCCTCAGAGGTGTTTGGAACAGGTTTTGTGACCTACAGCAACAAAGCGAAGAGAAAATTAGTCATGGTAAAGAAAATGACTTTGAAGACTGTTGGTGCTGTCAGTGAAAAATGTGCAAGGGAGATGGCAAAAGGTGGCTGCGCGGCCAGTGGAGCGGATGTTTGTCTGTCTGTCACGGGAATTGCAGGCCCTGACGGAGGGACAAAAGAAAAACCTGTGGGAACCGTTTTTATGGGCTGTTGTTACCAGGGAAGAGTCAGAGTACGGGAGTTTCATTTTAGTGGCAACCGAGCAAAAATTAGAGAACAATCGGTGGTCTATGCACTGGCGTTTTTGAGAGATTGTATTACGGGAAATGATGAAGAATCATAG
- the pgsA gene encoding CDP-diacylglycerol--glycerol-3-phosphate 3-phosphatidyltransferase — MNTPNKLTVARMIMVPFFVLFMLAGFAGTAGKWIALAIFVVASLTDYLDGHLARKYNLVTDFGKFMDPLADKLLVCSALICLVELDRLAAWIVIVIIGREFIISGFRLVAADNGVVIAASYWGKFKTVSQMIMIILMIMNLGGFFSVLEQIFVWLAVALTVISLVDYLYKNRNVLSMQG, encoded by the coding sequence ATGAATACGCCGAATAAGTTGACGGTTGCACGCATGATTATGGTTCCTTTTTTTGTTCTATTTATGCTGGCTGGCTTTGCGGGAACTGCTGGAAAATGGATTGCTCTGGCAATCTTCGTGGTTGCCAGTCTGACAGATTATTTGGATGGGCATTTGGCCAGAAAATACAATCTTGTCACGGATTTTGGAAAGTTCATGGACCCATTGGCAGACAAGTTATTGGTGTGTTCTGCGCTGATCTGTTTGGTGGAATTGGACCGACTGGCAGCTTGGATTGTGATTGTAATTATCGGGCGTGAATTTATTATCAGTGGTTTTCGGCTGGTGGCGGCTGACAATGGAGTCGTGATTGCTGCCAGCTATTGGGGGAAATTTAAGACGGTCTCTCAAATGATTATGATTATTTTAATGATTATGAATCTGGGAGGTTTTTTCTCTGTTTTAGAACAGATATTTGTGTGGCTGGCGGTGGCTTTGACAGTCATTTCACTGGTGGATTATCTGTATAAGAATCGAAACGTGTTGTCAATGCAAGGCTAA
- the rimO gene encoding 30S ribosomal protein S12 methylthiotransferase RimO, translating to MKVLFISLGCDKNLVDSEEMLGLLRDRGYEITDDETEADVIAINTCCFIHDAKEESIQSILEMAEYRKQGRCKVLLVTGCMAQRYQKEIRQEIPEVDVVLGTTSFEKIVDALDSAFRGIPYEDFESIDYLPMVSADRILTTGGYYGYLKIAEGCDKHCTYCIIPSLRGKFRSYPMERLLKQAEKMAQQGVRELILVAQETTLYGTDLYGKKSLHRLLEELCKITGIYWIRVLYCYPEEIYPELVEVIAREPKVCHYLDLPIQHASDRILKRMGRRTSKKQLVEIVRTLREKIPDIVLRTTLITGFPGETQEDHEELMEFVDTMEFDRLGVFTYSPEENTPAAVMKAQISEEIKEDRKAELMELQQEISLERGNSRIGQVLLVMIEGKVADENAYVGRTYADAPNVDGYIFVQSPEMLMSGDFVKVRVTGALEYDLIGEIYDEYAE from the coding sequence ATGAAAGTATTGTTTATTTCTCTTGGATGCGATAAAAACCTGGTGGATTCAGAGGAGATGCTGGGTTTGCTGCGTGACAGGGGATATGAGATCACTGACGATGAGACAGAAGCGGATGTGATTGCAATCAATACCTGTTGTTTTATACACGATGCAAAAGAAGAGAGTATTCAGTCTATTTTGGAGATGGCAGAGTATCGGAAGCAGGGACGCTGTAAAGTTTTGTTAGTGACTGGGTGTATGGCGCAGAGATACCAGAAAGAAATTCGCCAGGAGATTCCAGAGGTGGATGTGGTTTTGGGAACTACTTCTTTTGAGAAAATTGTGGATGCTCTGGACAGCGCTTTTAGGGGAATTCCCTATGAGGATTTTGAAAGCATCGACTATCTGCCGATGGTTTCTGCGGACAGAATTTTAACCACAGGGGGCTATTATGGGTATCTAAAGATCGCGGAAGGGTGTGACAAGCACTGTACCTACTGTATTATCCCGAGCCTGAGAGGAAAATTCCGCAGCTATCCCATGGAAAGACTATTAAAACAGGCAGAGAAGATGGCACAGCAAGGAGTGAGAGAGTTGATTCTGGTTGCCCAGGAGACGACTCTTTATGGGACAGATCTGTATGGGAAAAAATCGCTCCATAGACTTTTAGAGGAGCTATGCAAAATTACTGGCATCTACTGGATTCGTGTCTTATACTGTTATCCGGAGGAAATCTATCCTGAATTGGTGGAAGTGATAGCTAGAGAGCCGAAAGTCTGTCACTATCTGGACTTGCCGATTCAACACGCCAGCGACAGAATTTTAAAGAGAATGGGAAGGCGTACTTCGAAAAAGCAGTTGGTGGAGATTGTCAGGACGCTTAGGGAGAAAATACCGGATATTGTGTTGCGGACCACTTTGATTACTGGTTTTCCCGGGGAGACTCAGGAAGATCATGAAGAATTGATGGAGTTTGTGGATACGATGGAGTTTGACCGCCTGGGGGTTTTTACTTATTCACCGGAAGAGAATACCCCGGCTGCGGTCATGAAAGCTCAGATTTCAGAAGAGATAAAGGAGGACCGCAAAGCAGAGTTGATGGAATTGCAGCAGGAGATCTCTCTGGAACGGGGAAATAGTAGAATTGGGCAAGTATTGCTGGTAATGATCGAGGGAAAGGTGGCAGATGAGAATGCGTATGTTGGACGGACTTACGCGGATGCTCCAAATGTGGACGGCTACATCTTTGTACAGAGCCCAGAAATGTTGATGTCCGGTGACTTTGTAAAGGTGCGAGTCACCGGAGCGCTAGAATACGATTTGATAGGAGAGATATATGATGAATACGCCGAATAA
- the rpoZ gene encoding DNA-directed RNA polymerase subunit omega: protein MIHPSYSELIKVVNQGAEDDETPVVSSRYSIVLATSKRARQLIAGAEPKVGGTHGKKPLSIAIDELYKGQVKIMPEEEEKGGEE from the coding sequence ATGATTCATCCATCATATTCAGAGCTTATCAAAGTAGTTAATCAAGGAGCAGAGGACGACGAGACTCCAGTAGTCAGCAGTCGGTACTCCATCGTGCTGGCTACCAGCAAGAGGGCCAGACAATTGATCGCTGGAGCAGAACCCAAAGTGGGAGGTACGCATGGAAAGAAACCTTTGTCTATTGCTATTGACGAGCTATATAAAGGACAGGTAAAAATTATGCCGGAGGAAGAAGAAAAAGGCGGCGAAGAATAA